A genomic window from Prunus persica cultivar Lovell chromosome G2, Prunus_persica_NCBIv2, whole genome shotgun sequence includes:
- the LOC18784813 gene encoding uncharacterized protein LOC18784813 → MHGFSTVDGFVEITEGLAEMIKYVANEPSVGLFYIQQHTQNAVPNLVSLRNTIVDKSRETTLHTEDSEDSIAMVRSMKECGFPIADEMIRDIKKSLAVMSTKQPKRGLIDNQTSSFQMGRTSSWKPASWVRSPSVAQQDTESGYISTVIKSARQKASNFKWPPLDSKELTQASYPNPTLSVASVSTSSSLPDVEAEELPVSSHVADEQQEDQVDDSLLTHNLLPMEENFDEFKADKELKLQEWLEGTGNVDNHRGASAAERF, encoded by the coding sequence ATGCATGGATTCTCCACTGTTGATGGCTTTGTGGAGATAACTGAAGGCTTGGCAGAGATGATTAAGTACGTGGCAAATGAACCGTCAGTAGGGCTTTTTTATATTCAGCAGCACACTCAAAATGCAGTTCCCAATCTTGTTAGTCTTAGAAATACCATTGTGGATAAGTCCCGTGAAACGACTTTGCACACTGAAGATTCAGAGGATTCCATAGCCATGGTGAGATCAATGAAAGAATGTGGATTCCCCATTGCTGATGAGATGATTAGAGACATAAAAAAATCTCTAGCGGTTATGTCAACAAAGCAACCAAAGAGAGGGCTAATAGATAACCAAACATCAAGTTTTCAGATGGGAAGAACAAGCTCTTGGAAACCAGCCAGTTGGGTTCGTTCCCCAAGTGTTGCCCAGCAGGACACTGAAAGCGGCTATATTTCTACTGTAATCAAATCTGCAAGACAAAAGGCGAGCAACTTCAAGTGGCCGCCACTTGATTCTAAAGAATTAACACAGGCTTCTTATCCTAACCCAACACTGTCAGTTGCTTCTGTGAGCACTAGTTCATCTCTGCCAGATGTGGAAGCTGAGGAGTTGCCCGTGTCAAGCCATGTTGCAGATGAGCAACAAGAAGACCAAGTTGATGATAGCTTGTTGACTCATAATTTATTACCAATGGAAGAAAACTTTGATGAATTCAAGGCTGATAAAGAACTTAAACTACAAGAGTGGTTGGAAGGGACTGGCAACGTAGATAATCACAGAGGAGCAAGTGCTGCAGAAAGATTTTAG